In one Planctomycetia bacterium genomic region, the following are encoded:
- a CDS encoding amidohydrolase family protein: MIDLGDTALLPGLINAHKHLEFSDLPAPLGQPGISLPDWIRLVVAWRRQRANGPASGIAAGIRESLAAGVTAIGEIATDGWSLPPIIPIPRVTAFHESIGLSPERAAICLDAARGFLSASDGPDFLPGLSPHAPYTVRPELLAGLVALATAKSIPLAMHVAESREELELLREGRGAMVDMLTELGAWRADAIPRRARPLDYLRKLAEAPRALVIHGNYLDDEELDFLAEHRDRMALVYCPRTHEYFRHAPYHDLAKLAQSGVRICLGTDSRASNPDLDMLAELRFVAYRTPSLSGESILRLATNDAARALGIDHECGAIAIGRRADLFVLRTALNAARDPFELIWDANATVEAVLIAGKLFQGGPAPANRAT, from the coding sequence GTGATTGACCTGGGCGACACGGCCCTCCTTCCGGGACTGATTAACGCCCACAAGCATCTGGAATTCAGCGACCTGCCCGCGCCGCTCGGCCAGCCGGGGATTTCGCTGCCGGACTGGATTCGCCTGGTCGTCGCCTGGCGCCGGCAACGGGCCAACGGTCCAGCGTCCGGAATCGCCGCCGGTATCCGTGAATCCCTCGCGGCCGGCGTCACGGCCATCGGAGAGATCGCCACAGACGGCTGGTCCCTGCCGCCAATCATACCGATTCCCAGAGTGACGGCGTTTCACGAATCGATCGGACTGTCGCCGGAACGCGCCGCAATATGCCTCGACGCCGCGCGTGGTTTTCTATCCGCGAGCGACGGCCCCGATTTTCTGCCAGGACTAAGTCCGCATGCGCCGTACACGGTACGGCCTGAGTTATTGGCGGGGCTGGTGGCACTGGCCACTGCGAAGAGCATCCCTTTGGCAATGCACGTGGCGGAATCCCGCGAGGAGTTGGAGCTCTTGCGCGAGGGACGCGGCGCGATGGTAGATATGTTGACAGAACTTGGCGCTTGGCGCGCGGACGCGATTCCCCGCCGTGCGCGGCCGCTCGACTATTTGCGCAAGCTTGCCGAAGCGCCGCGCGCGTTGGTGATTCACGGCAACTATCTCGACGACGAGGAACTGGACTTCTTGGCGGAGCATCGCGACCGGATGGCGCTCGTCTATTGTCCAAGAACGCACGAATATTTTCGGCATGCGCCGTATCACGACCTCGCGAAGCTGGCGCAGAGCGGCGTGCGGATTTGTCTCGGCACGGATAGTCGGGCGTCGAATCCGGATCTCGACATGCTCGCCGAGTTGCGATTCGTGGCGTATCGCACTCCTTCTCTATCGGGCGAATCCATACTTCGTCTCGCAACCAACGATGCGGCGCGCGCACTTGGCATCGACCACGAATGCGGCGCGATCGCCATCGGCCGACGCGCCGATCTTTTCGTGTTGCGGACTGCGTTGAATGCGGCGCGCGATCCTTTCGAGTTGATTTGGGACGCGAACGCAACGGTCGAAGCAGTGCTGATTGCCGGAAAACTCTTCCAGGGCGGCCCAGCTCCCGCAAATCGCGCTACTTGA
- a CDS encoding redoxin domain-containing protein, producing the protein MTGLALAAMLQLSAVSADASYATAHRAMMETGKPMVLLIGAEWCPACRTMKEQVVPDVARHGGFDQATFAVIDSDAQPELASKLKRGSSIPQLIVYRKTEKGWRINRMIGAHSAQAVEKLVAQGVADALAGPLDGKQTSTSAVKLTAAETETEVPELLRHKMKSLDGKEVDLSEYAGRVLLVVNTASECGYTPQYKGLQSLHKDYEEKGLSVLGFPCNQFGKQEPGDELKIKTFCEQNYQVTFDMFSKVEVNGDGQCDLYKELTDVDAKPAGKGPVKWNFEKFLIGRNGEVIARFPSKVEPDSDELKKAIDAALDEK; encoded by the coding sequence ATGACAGGACTCGCGCTGGCGGCGATGCTGCAACTCTCAGCGGTCTCGGCCGACGCCTCGTACGCAACGGCCCATCGGGCGATGATGGAAACCGGCAAGCCGATGGTGCTGCTGATCGGCGCCGAATGGTGCCCGGCCTGCCGCACGATGAAGGAACAGGTCGTTCCGGACGTCGCGCGCCACGGCGGCTTCGACCAAGCGACGTTCGCCGTGATCGATTCGGACGCGCAACCCGAATTGGCCAGCAAGCTGAAGCGAGGCAGTTCGATCCCGCAATTGATCGTCTATCGCAAGACCGAAAAAGGCTGGCGCATTAACCGCATGATTGGCGCGCACAGCGCTCAGGCCGTAGAGAAGCTGGTCGCGCAGGGCGTCGCCGACGCCTTGGCCGGTCCGCTCGACGGCAAACAAACATCCACCAGCGCCGTTAAGTTGACGGCCGCCGAAACGGAGACCGAAGTGCCTGAATTGCTCCGCCACAAGATGAAGTCGTTGGACGGCAAGGAAGTCGATCTTTCGGAGTACGCCGGACGCGTATTGCTGGTCGTCAACACCGCCAGCGAGTGCGGCTACACGCCGCAGTACAAGGGACTGCAATCGCTCCACAAAGACTACGAAGAAAAAGGCCTCAGCGTGCTCGGCTTCCCGTGCAATCAATTCGGCAAGCAAGAGCCCGGCGACGAACTGAAGATCAAGACCTTCTGCGAGCAGAACTACCAGGTCACCTTCGACATGTTCTCCAAAGTCGAAGTGAATGGCGACGGCCAGTGCGACCTGTACAAAGAACTGACCGACGTCGACGCCAAGCCCGCCGGAAAAGGCCCCGTGAAGTGGAACTTCGAAAAGTTCCTCATCGGCCGGAACGGCGAAGTCATCGCCCGCTTCCCCTCGAAGGTGGAGCCGGATTCCGACGAACTGAAGAAGGCCATCGACGCGGCCCTGGACGAGAAATAG